The sequence CGACATGCCCGAAACCATGCGCAATCTCGATCCGCTGGCACAGCGCAATTACCTCTACGATGATGATCTGGAAACCGAAGATCAGCTCGATAATGAATTCGCCGAAAACGACGATGATGACGAAGAAACCACAGAACTTGTTGACCTTGAGGACGAACTCTAGGCCGTGGGCTAAGCAAATCTTTGGCTAAGGCCATAGACTTTAGAAGTGATTAATCCAGTTCATTTGCGCACATTGCTTGAAGTGGTGGCGCATCGTTCCTTCGCCACGGCCGCAACCCGCCTAGGCTACACGGCCAGTGCCGTCTCACAGCAGATGACAGCACTGGAGCGCAGCACCGGAACCACGCTGTTCCTGCGCGGGGCACGTTCCATCACGCCAACCCCCGGTGCGTTGCGCATGGTGCGCCACGCCAAACGCGTCCTGACCGACCTCGACGCCCTGATGGCCGACGTCGCAACCATCTCCACAGAAACGACCGACCTTGAAGAAATCAAGCTCGGCATCTTCCCTTCCCTCGCGACCTACGCGCTGCCGCAAATCCTCAAGGCCCAAGATTGGGCCTCATTGGGTGTCAACCTGCGCCTGTGGATTGGCGAACCCCAGCAAACCGTGGCCGGCCTTGGAACCGGCGGAGACCTGGATTTGGCGCTGATCTTCCAAGTAGGCCCTGGCGGGCTGTCATGGCCAGCCTCCTTGGAACGCACCTGGCTGGGCGATGACCAGTTCCGTGTGGTGATCCCAGCTTCCTGGCATATCGCTGAAGACTCGCAGCTGACCGTGGACCAGCTGGCCGAATGGCCGTGGATCTTCCACCATCCTGGCACCTCTGACGCCACCTTGATTTCGCGATTGTTCTCTTCCTACAACATCCACCCGCAGGTCGCTGCGTACTGCGATGATTTCAACGCTTCGCTGAGCCTCGTCTCCTCCGGGCTGGGTGCCGCGCTGGTTCCTGATCTGGCGATGGCCAATGCTCCGGAAGGTATCCGCATCGTGGATGCCCCCGAGATCCGCTTGGCCCGCTCGATCTTTGCGCTGAAACCAGAAAATTCAAAGAAGCCAAAAGCCGCATTGGTCTTGGATCGACTGGCCCAGGTACTCGCCCAGTAGGGCGCTTCCTGAACCACACCGTCGCTTCAGTAGCTGTACCTAGAAAGAGGAAATCACTGGTGGAGAACCAAAGTCCTGCAACTGCTGCCCCGAGCCAGATCATCTCAACCGTGCACGGTCCTATCGGACATATCGAGTTGAATCGCGATGCGAAGCTCAATGCGTTGAATCTGGACATGCTCAATGAGCTGAGCCGGGTGCTGCGTGCCTGGGCCCAGGACTCCTCGATTTCTCTGGTATTGCTCACCGGCCGTGGACAGCGTGCCTTCTGCGCCGGCGGAGATATTGCAGACTTCCATGCGGCGATCACCACCGGCCGGCATCAAGATTTTGCCAACTTGCTGGCCACCGAGTTTGATCTGGATTATCTGATCTCCACCTACCCCAAGCCGTTGATCAGCTTGGCACATGGGATTACCATGGGCGGCGGCATCGGCCTGGCCTCCCATGCACCGGTACGTCTGGTAACTGCGAATGCCGCGATGGGCATGCCCGAAGCGAAGATCGGCTACACCCCTGATGTGGGCGGGAGCCACC comes from Glutamicibacter arilaitensis Re117 and encodes:
- a CDS encoding LysR family transcriptional regulator, with translation MINPVHLRTLLEVVAHRSFATAATRLGYTASAVSQQMTALERSTGTTLFLRGARSITPTPGALRMVRHAKRVLTDLDALMADVATISTETTDLEEIKLGIFPSLATYALPQILKAQDWASLGVNLRLWIGEPQQTVAGLGTGGDLDLALIFQVGPGGLSWPASLERTWLGDDQFRVVIPASWHIAEDSQLTVDQLAEWPWIFHHPGTSDATLISRLFSSYNIHPQVAAYCDDFNASLSLVSSGLGAALVPDLAMANAPEGIRIVDAPEIRLARSIFALKPENSKKPKAALVLDRLAQVLAQ